The nucleotide sequence GTTGGGTCAATACCCTGGAAGGTAATACTAACTATACTCAGGAAATTGTTTGGAATGCAGGCGGAGAATTCCTGTTATCCAAAAATTTTTCATTGATGGCCGGTTATGATAACCGCTTTGGTGGGGGAGGCGGACTATCTGTCAGATTTTAACACTAAATAAAATCAATATGGACAACTTTCTAAAACAATGGGGTGAAGCGGCGTATACCAGTACCGGTTTTTTCTGGATGGTACTGTGGGCTTTTATCCTAGGTTATGCTGTAAGTTCATTTATACAAATCTTTGTTACAGAGAAGCGTATGCAGGAAACCATGGGCGATGCCAAGGCTAAAAGTATACTGTTAGGTACCTTCTTCGGTTTTATCAGCAGTTCGTGCAGTTTCTCCGCATTGGCCACCTCCAAATCCCTTTTCCAGAAGGGAGCAAGTTTTGCTTCTTCTATTGCTTTTTTATTGGCGTCGACCAACTTGGTGATTGAGCTGGGAATTATCATATCGATTTTCCTGGGCTGGCAATTTGTAGTCGGAGAGTATGTCGGAGGGATTTTGTTGATCCTTTGCAGTTGGTTGCTGATTCGCCTGATCAAGCCCAACGGGCTAATTGAAAAGGCAAGGAAGAACCTCGACAGCTCCTCTGACAAGCAGGCGGAATCATCCTCCTTTAAGGAAAAGGTCCAATCCAAAAAAAACTGGGCAAAAGTAGGCAAACAATATGCCATGGAGTGGAAGATGGTATGGAAAGACGTGACCTTGGGCTTTACGATTGCGGGCATTGTTTCGGCTTTTGTACCGGACAGCTTTTTTCAGACACTTTTTATTAATACTGGTGAAGGCCAAAACACTTTTGGTTTTTTTACCCTTCTGGAACATGTCATTGTGGGACCTGTAGCTGCGTTTCTAACCTTTATAGGCTCCATGGGAAACATTCCATTGGCGGCATTGTTGTTTGGCAAGGGAGTAAGCTTTGCAGGAGTCATGGCCTTTATTTTTAGCGACCTCATCGTCTTCCCGGTACTCAGGATCAATGCCAAGTACTATGGGTGGAAGATGTCATTGTTCATACTCTTTCTATTGTTTACTTCACTTATTGTCACAGCCTTACTCTTGCACTATGGCTTCAGCTTTTTAGACTTCTTACCGGATAGTTCGGGAAAAAGCATTACCGAGAGCGATCATTTTAAGATTGACTACACCTTCTTCCTAAATATTGCATTTTTTATAGTGTCCGGAATTTTGATCTACTTCGGTTTTTATAAAGGAAGAGACGTTAAATACCATAAGGAGATGGCACCGAAAAGCCCAATGTTGGAGAAAATACTCAAATGGTTAGCTTTTGTTTGTTATGCTTGGCTTGTGACTGGAATTTTTATCAAAATGATAATACTGTAAAACTATGAAAGGCCACAAACATCATCATAGTGATCACCACCCAAGTGGACAGGAAGCAATGGAGCATTCGTCTGACCATCACCATCATACCGGTCACCATGATCATCATAAGCACATGATAAGCGACTTTAAGAAGCGTTTTTATATCAATTGTGCCCTTTCGATTCCAGTATTGGTTTTTTCGGAAATGATCCAGCATTTTTTTGGGTTTTCATTCACTTTTCCCGGAATGGTCTATGTAGCGGCTGGTTTGTCCAGCTTTATATTTTTCTACGGGGGATGGCCATTCCTCAAGGGACTCAAAGAGGAACTTTCTGAAGGAGGACCAGGGATGATGACCTTGATCGCTATAGCCATTACAGTGGCCTGGACATACAGCACGGTGGTGGTATTTGGCCTTAAAGGAATGGTTTTTTATTGGGAACTGGTCACCTTGATTGATATTATGCTGCTGGGACACTGGCTGGAAATGCGCTCGGTAATGGGGGCTTCAAAGGCCCTTGAGAAACTGGCAGAACTGATGCCTTCTGAGGCCCACAAATTGGACGGGGACACAATGCATGATGTAAAAATCAGTGAGCTGAATAAAGGAGATATCATATTGATCAAGCCTGGAGAGAAAGTTCCGGCTGATGGTAAAATTATAGACGGAGAAAGTGATTTGGACCAAAGCGCGCTTACAGGAGAGAGCAAACCCGTGCAAAAATTTAAAGGGGATGAGGTGATAGGCGGGGCAATCAATGGGGATGGCAGCCTCAAAGTGGAAGTAAAATCCTCCGGTGAGGACAGCTATCTTAGCAAAGTGATCAGACTGGTGGAAGAAGCCCAACAAACCAAGTCAAAAACGCAAAATCTTGCCAATAGAGCAGCAAGCTGGTTGGCCTATATTGCCATAGGTGTGGGAATAGTCACTTTTATCGCATGGTCTTTTTTTAGTTCACAGGGCGTGGATTTTGCCCTTGAACGAATGGTTACCGTAATGATC is from Echinicola marina and encodes:
- a CDS encoding permease, whose protein sequence is MDNFLKQWGEAAYTSTGFFWMVLWAFILGYAVSSFIQIFVTEKRMQETMGDAKAKSILLGTFFGFISSSCSFSALATSKSLFQKGASFASSIAFLLASTNLVIELGIIISIFLGWQFVVGEYVGGILLILCSWLLIRLIKPNGLIEKARKNLDSSSDKQAESSSFKEKVQSKKNWAKVGKQYAMEWKMVWKDVTLGFTIAGIVSAFVPDSFFQTLFINTGEGQNTFGFFTLLEHVIVGPVAAFLTFIGSMGNIPLAALLFGKGVSFAGVMAFIFSDLIVFPVLRINAKYYGWKMSLFILFLLFTSLIVTALLLHYGFSFLDFLPDSSGKSITESDHFKIDYTFFLNIAFFIVSGILIYFGFYKGRDVKYHKEMAPKSPMLEKILKWLAFVCYAWLVTGIFIKMIIL